Proteins encoded in a region of the Nonomuraea helvata genome:
- a CDS encoding rhomboid family intramembrane serine protease: MEAKGRTAEIMVAEARKAFWVMVGFLAVIWIVQIPNWLSGYALSYQYGVQPWNLARLPDIVPSAFLHWSWEHIEANSGPLFIFGFLSAYRGVAKFFSVTGLIIVVSGLGEWFTASPQSVGAGASGVVFGYFGYILVRGAFDRHLIDIVVGVVMALCFAYTFAGLLPQEGIGWQAHVFGFVGGVAGGWLFRDRKRPRPAPAAPQQDTRAALLKELDDLGL, from the coding sequence GTGGAGGCCAAGGGTCGTACCGCCGAGATCATGGTCGCGGAGGCGCGCAAGGCGTTCTGGGTGATGGTCGGGTTCCTGGCCGTCATCTGGATCGTACAGATCCCCAACTGGCTGTCGGGCTACGCGCTCAGCTACCAGTACGGCGTCCAGCCATGGAACCTGGCACGGCTGCCCGACATCGTCCCGTCGGCGTTCCTGCACTGGAGCTGGGAGCACATCGAGGCCAACTCGGGGCCGCTGTTCATCTTCGGCTTCCTGTCCGCCTATCGGGGCGTCGCCAAGTTCTTCAGCGTCACGGGGCTCATCATCGTGGTCAGCGGCCTCGGCGAATGGTTCACCGCCAGCCCGCAGAGCGTCGGCGCGGGCGCGAGCGGCGTGGTCTTCGGCTACTTCGGCTACATCCTGGTGCGCGGCGCCTTCGACCGGCATCTGATCGACATCGTGGTGGGCGTGGTCATGGCCCTGTGCTTCGCCTACACGTTCGCCGGGCTGCTGCCCCAGGAGGGCATCGGCTGGCAGGCTCACGTGTTCGGCTTCGTCGGCGGCGTGGCGGGCGGCTGGCTGTTCCGCGACCGCAAGCGCCCCCGGCCGGCGCCGGCCGCCCCGCAGCAGGACACCAGGGCCGCGCTGCTGAAGGAACTGGACGATCTCGGGCTCTGA
- a CDS encoding LacI family DNA-binding transcriptional regulator, whose amino-acid sequence MPASPRRATLATVAASAGVSVATVSKVLNGRSDVAPATRSLVESLLREHDYMAPSPRRGPGANGAVAMCTVEVQFDSDLSAYSTEIVQGVVSAGAELGVGVVVSVRKTVDHPASWARDLVAAGRRALVAVTCEQLNDRQLRALSRVQLPLVVIDPLNLQHDQVTSIGSTNFAGGLAATQHLLSLGHRRIAYIGGPATATCNQARLHGYRAAMEAEGVPVPPGYTRFGRFRYQDGMDHGAAVLDLPEPPTAIFAGCDEVALGVMEAARARGLRVPEDLSIVGFDDTQIARMTSPPLTTVRQPLREMGGVALRTALRLADGEKIDSHHVELATELIVRASTADVACAEHA is encoded by the coding sequence ATGCCGGCCAGTCCTAGACGTGCCACGCTGGCCACGGTCGCGGCTTCGGCCGGCGTGTCGGTGGCGACCGTGTCCAAGGTGCTCAACGGCCGCAGCGACGTGGCGCCGGCCACGCGTTCCCTGGTGGAGTCGCTGCTGCGGGAGCACGACTACATGGCGCCGTCGCCGCGCCGGGGCCCGGGCGCCAACGGGGCCGTCGCGATGTGCACGGTCGAGGTGCAGTTCGACAGCGACCTGAGCGCCTACTCCACGGAGATCGTCCAGGGGGTGGTCTCGGCCGGTGCCGAGCTGGGCGTCGGGGTCGTCGTCAGCGTCAGGAAGACGGTCGACCACCCGGCCTCGTGGGCCCGCGACCTGGTCGCCGCCGGGCGCCGGGCGCTGGTCGCCGTCACGTGCGAGCAGCTGAACGACAGGCAGCTGCGGGCCCTGTCCCGCGTCCAGCTGCCCCTGGTCGTGATCGACCCGCTCAACCTGCAGCACGACCAGGTGACCAGCATCGGCTCGACCAACTTCGCCGGCGGGCTGGCCGCCACCCAGCACCTGCTGTCCCTCGGGCACCGCCGCATCGCCTACATCGGAGGCCCGGCCACCGCGACCTGCAACCAGGCCCGGCTGCACGGCTACCGCGCCGCCATGGAGGCCGAGGGCGTGCCGGTGCCGCCCGGCTACACCCGCTTCGGCCGCTTCCGCTACCAGGACGGCATGGACCACGGCGCGGCCGTGCTAGACCTGCCGGAGCCGCCGACCGCGATCTTCGCCGGCTGCGACGAGGTGGCGCTCGGCGTCATGGAGGCCGCCAGGGCGCGGGGCCTGCGCGTTCCCGAGGACCTGAGCATCGTGGGCTTCGACGACACCCAGATCGCCCGGATGACCTCGCCGCCGCTGACCACCGTCCGCCAGCCGCTGCGCGAGATGGGCGGCGTGGCGCTGCGTACGGCGCTGCGCCTGGCGGACGGCGAGAAGATCGACTCCCACCACGTCGAGCTGGCCACCGAGCTGATCGTCCGCGCCTCCACGGCGGACGTGGCCTGCGCGGAGCATGCCTGA
- a CDS encoding carboxymuconolactone decarboxylase family protein: MQQPDDQDERGGAGHGRIPWHDPRALTAEQRAVYDEIASGPRAAGPFRLTDPEGRLEGPFNAMLIAPGVGGPLQRLGAAIRYATDLPARWREIAILEVAVARRSDFEWYAHERVGRDAGLTGKELAALRSGADAGTFGEAERTVRAACRALVLHRGLDDDLYARAEAALGTARLYELVVLVGYYDTLALSLAAFRTPLPPGEPPVFDEDAGRHPRP, encoded by the coding sequence ATGCAGCAGCCTGACGATCAGGATGAGCGTGGGGGCGCCGGGCACGGACGGATCCCCTGGCACGACCCGCGCGCCCTGACCGCCGAACAGCGCGCGGTGTACGACGAGATAGCGTCAGGACCGCGTGCCGCGGGCCCGTTCCGGTTGACGGACCCGGAGGGCCGCTTGGAGGGCCCGTTCAACGCGATGCTCATCGCCCCGGGCGTCGGCGGGCCCCTGCAGCGGCTGGGCGCGGCGATCCGATACGCGACGGACCTGCCGGCCCGATGGCGCGAGATCGCGATCCTGGAGGTGGCCGTCGCGCGCCGCAGCGACTTCGAGTGGTACGCGCACGAGCGCGTGGGCCGCGACGCGGGCCTGACCGGCAAGGAGCTGGCCGCGCTGCGCTCGGGGGCGGACGCCGGGACGTTCGGCGAGGCCGAGCGCACCGTGCGCGCCGCCTGCCGGGCCCTCGTCCTGCACCGCGGCCTCGACGACGACCTCTACGCCCGTGCCGAGGCCGCCCTCGGCACGGCACGCCTGTACGAGCTGGTCGTCCTGGTCGGCTACTACGACACGCTGGCGCTGTCGCTGGCCGCGTTCCGCACGCCGCTGCCCCCGGGCGAGCCGCCGGTCTTCGACGAGGACGCCGGGCGGCACCCCCGCCCGTGA
- a CDS encoding glycoside hydrolase family 3 N-terminal domain-containing protein → MTALDRTPAVDGVLHPWQDPALPVSDRVDALLAEMTLEEKVGQLGSRWIGNDMQHEPIEDAETVNVAPMQDVFAASGTVPFDEAIRHGLGHLTRVHGSAPVTPQEGAAEVVRLQREVVGRSRFGIPAIVHEECLTGFTTYGATVYPAAIAWGATFDPELVERMSAAIGRDMAAVGVHQGLSPVLDVVRDYRWGRVEETMGEDPYLVSMLGAAYVRGLESAGIIATLKHFAGYSASRAARNHGPVPMGRRELMDMILPTFETAIALGGARSVMNSYSDVDGVPAGADPWLLTEVLREEWGFTGTVVSDYWAVPFLATMHHVAADTLEAGAQALAAGIDVELPDTLGFGQHLVERVRGGELPESLIDRAVRRLLTQKVQLGLLDPDWTPEKSVSAAAAVDLDSPGNRALARELAERSIVLLDAGTALPLRPGLRRVAVVGPCADDPRTFMGCYAFPNHVLPRHPGLGLGVEAPSLLDALRAELPDTELVHERGCDVQGEDRSGFAAAAAAAREADLCVVAVGDLAGLFGHGTSGEGCDADDLRLPGVQEDLLAELAATGTPVVVVVVSGRPYALGAAHAGAAALVQAFMPGEEGGAAIAGVLSGRVQPSGRLPVQIPRGHGGQPGTYLQPPLGTNSQGISNLDPTPLFPFGYGASYTTFEVGDLRVDAAEVPTDGEFAVSVRVRNTGGRAGEEVVQLYLHDVLAQVTRPVRQLAGFARVRLEPGASARVTFLVHADRTAFTGRDLRRIVEPGEIEVFVGTSAADLPCWGTVRLTGPVRVVGHDRRLVTPVTVSEVPEASEQEGSDAGQS, encoded by the coding sequence ATGACGGCTCTGGATCGGACGCCCGCGGTGGACGGTGTGCTTCATCCGTGGCAGGACCCGGCACTCCCCGTGTCCGACAGGGTCGACGCGCTCCTCGCGGAGATGACCCTGGAGGAGAAGGTCGGCCAGCTCGGCAGCCGGTGGATCGGCAACGACATGCAGCACGAGCCGATCGAGGACGCCGAGACGGTGAACGTGGCGCCGATGCAGGACGTGTTCGCGGCCTCGGGCACGGTCCCCTTCGACGAGGCGATCAGGCACGGGCTCGGGCATCTGACCCGGGTGCACGGCAGCGCTCCCGTGACTCCGCAGGAGGGCGCCGCCGAGGTGGTCAGGCTGCAGCGGGAGGTGGTCGGGCGGTCCAGGTTCGGGATCCCGGCCATCGTCCACGAGGAGTGCCTGACCGGGTTCACCACGTACGGGGCGACCGTCTATCCCGCGGCCATCGCGTGGGGCGCGACGTTCGATCCTGAGCTGGTGGAACGGATGTCGGCCGCGATCGGGCGCGACATGGCCGCCGTGGGCGTCCACCAGGGCCTGTCACCGGTCCTGGACGTGGTACGCGACTACCGGTGGGGCCGGGTCGAGGAGACGATGGGTGAGGACCCGTACCTCGTCTCGATGCTCGGCGCCGCCTACGTGCGCGGACTGGAGAGCGCCGGCATCATCGCCACGCTCAAGCACTTCGCCGGATACTCGGCCTCGCGGGCCGCGCGCAACCACGGGCCGGTCCCCATGGGGCGGCGCGAGCTGATGGACATGATCCTGCCGACGTTCGAGACGGCGATCGCGCTCGGCGGGGCGCGCTCGGTGATGAACTCCTACTCCGACGTGGACGGCGTGCCCGCCGGGGCGGACCCCTGGCTGCTGACCGAGGTGCTGCGCGAGGAGTGGGGCTTCACCGGGACGGTCGTGTCGGACTACTGGGCCGTCCCGTTCCTCGCGACCATGCACCACGTCGCCGCCGACACCCTCGAGGCGGGCGCGCAGGCGCTGGCCGCCGGGATCGACGTCGAGCTGCCGGACACCCTCGGCTTCGGGCAGCACCTGGTCGAGCGGGTGCGCGGCGGCGAGCTCCCCGAGTCGCTGATCGACCGGGCGGTGCGCCGCCTGCTCACCCAGAAGGTCCAGCTGGGGCTGCTCGACCCGGACTGGACGCCCGAGAAGTCCGTGTCGGCGGCCGCCGCCGTGGACCTCGACTCGCCGGGCAACCGGGCGCTGGCGCGCGAGCTGGCCGAGCGGTCGATCGTGCTGCTGGACGCCGGGACCGCGCTGCCGCTGCGGCCGGGGCTGCGGCGGGTGGCGGTCGTCGGGCCGTGCGCCGACGACCCGCGTACCTTCATGGGCTGCTACGCCTTCCCCAACCACGTGCTGCCCCGACACCCCGGGCTCGGGCTCGGCGTCGAGGCGCCCAGCCTGCTCGACGCGCTGCGGGCCGAGCTGCCGGACACCGAGCTCGTCCACGAGCGGGGCTGTGACGTGCAGGGCGAGGACCGCTCCGGCTTCGCGGCCGCGGCCGCCGCAGCACGCGAGGCGGACCTGTGCGTGGTGGCCGTGGGCGACCTCGCCGGGCTGTTCGGCCACGGGACGTCGGGGGAGGGCTGCGACGCCGACGACCTGCGGCTGCCCGGCGTCCAGGAGGACCTGCTGGCCGAGCTCGCCGCCACGGGCACGCCGGTCGTCGTGGTCGTGGTCTCCGGCCGCCCGTACGCGCTGGGCGCGGCCCACGCCGGCGCCGCCGCGCTCGTCCAGGCGTTCATGCCGGGAGAGGAGGGCGGCGCGGCCATCGCCGGCGTGCTGTCCGGGCGGGTCCAGCCCTCGGGCAGGCTGCCGGTGCAGATCCCGCGCGGGCACGGCGGGCAGCCGGGCACCTACCTGCAGCCGCCGCTGGGCACCAACAGCCAGGGCATCAGCAACCTCGACCCGACCCCGCTGTTCCCGTTCGGGTACGGCGCCTCCTACACCACCTTCGAGGTCGGCGACCTGCGCGTCGACGCCGCAGAGGTGCCCACGGACGGCGAGTTCGCCGTGTCGGTCCGCGTGCGCAACACCGGCGGGCGGGCCGGCGAGGAGGTCGTCCAGCTCTACCTGCACGACGTCCTCGCCCAGGTCACCCGGCCGGTCCGGCAGCTGGCCGGGTTCGCCAGGGTCCGGCTGGAGCCCGGGGCGAGCGCCCGCGTGACCTTCCTGGTACACGCCGACCGGACGGCCTTCACCGGACGCGATCTGAGGCGCATCGTGGAGCCGGGGGAGATCGAGGTGTTCGTGGGCACGTCGGCGGCCGACCTGCCATGCTGGGGCACGGTCCGGCTGACCGGCCCGGTCCGGGTCGTCGGCCACGACCGGCGCCTTGTCACCCCCGTAACGGTCTCGGAGGTCCCGGAGGCCTCAGAGCAGGAGGGAAGCGATGCCGGCCAGTCCTAG
- a CDS encoding DUF2306 domain-containing protein, whose product MTDTKAARLIPAGLLALSFVPVAAGAVRMTELTIGADITPDNARFFAAPVPVILHIVGVTVYGVLGAFQFAPGFRRRRPAWHRVAGRVLVPSGLVAALSGLWMTVFADLPAGDAGLLTGFRLVFGSAMAGCIVLGFAAILRRDVVRHRAWMIRGYAIGMGAGTQAATQLPWILVAGVAPEGVTRALLLGAAWIINLAVAEWVIRRRFPR is encoded by the coding sequence ATGACCGACACCAAGGCGGCCCGGCTCATTCCCGCCGGGCTCCTCGCCCTCAGCTTCGTCCCGGTAGCGGCGGGCGCCGTCCGCATGACCGAGCTGACCATCGGCGCCGACATCACGCCGGACAACGCGCGCTTCTTCGCCGCACCTGTTCCCGTGATACTGCACATCGTCGGCGTCACCGTCTACGGCGTCCTGGGGGCCTTCCAGTTCGCGCCCGGGTTCCGCCGCCGCAGGCCCGCGTGGCACCGGGTGGCCGGGCGGGTGCTGGTGCCGTCCGGTCTGGTCGCGGCGCTCTCCGGCCTGTGGATGACGGTGTTCGCCGATCTTCCTGCCGGCGACGCGGGGCTCCTGACCGGGTTCCGGCTCGTGTTCGGCTCGGCCATGGCCGGCTGCATCGTGCTCGGCTTCGCCGCGATCCTGCGGCGCGACGTCGTCCGGCACCGCGCCTGGATGATCCGCGGGTACGCGATCGGCATGGGGGCGGGCACCCAGGCGGCGACCCAGCTCCCCTGGATCCTGGTCGCGGGCGTCGCGCCCGAAGGGGTGACGCGGGCGCTGTTGCTCGGTGCGGCCTGGATCATCAACCTCGCCGTGGCCGAATGGGTCATTCGCCGGCGCTTCCCGCGATAA